The stretch of DNA CTTTGACTGGCACACATTTATAAAATAAGGTATATTATAGTTTTTTACGGCATTGATGGTAGTGGAAAATCCACGATAATACACTATCTTTCCAATGTTCTCAGAAAATGTTCATACAATGTTAAGGTCGTTAGGATGAGAGGTCATCATACAATAATGTATGTTCTTATACGATTTCTTTTCCGGATAAAGAGAATAGACTACAAATTTGCAAGAGGTAAGCCCCTGTACTTGAATTACATGGTATCAAAATATTTCAAAAGCAAAAAGTTCTATATTCTACTCGAAATTGCGGGAGTTTTAGTGTGGTTTATTGTGAAGATATTCCCTCTTGCAGTCTTGGCAACTTTATACAAGGACGAGATCTTAATTATAGCCGATAGGTATGTCCCTGATTTCGTAGTTTTGATGTCACTGACCTCAAAAATAAGTAACAACGACATGGTCAGGATTGCCCGTTTTTTAGAGAGGATCCAACCATTAAGGCCTCTCTACTTTTACGTTTATGCTGATCCCTCAATAGCATTAAAGCGAAAGTCTGAAGAACGATTAACCATGTCATTTTGCAATCTCATGGATACAAAATATCAGGCTTTAAATAAATTCATACATCCAGTGCTACTAATCGATACTACCAATAAGAGGCCTGTGGAAATACTTCCAATAATTATCAGAGAATTGAATAAACACGGTATTATATCGAGGTGCCCTGAGTCTTGAATAAGATACACAGAGATAATGTAGTGGCATTAAGAATCGTTGTAGATAATTGCATGGGAAAACTTAATCTAGAAGCGTTTCCAAGCATAAAAATCAAGGAAATTTCTAGTAAGGTTTTCCAGATAGCTAAGGAAGGAAAAGTTTTATCATCTCTGCACACTTTGTTTGATTTATTTTCAGAAACTCATAGGTCGTATCTTAGGAAAAGAATAGAGCTAACACAGTTATACCTCAAACAGCTGAAAATGATAGCTGAAGAGCTAAACAGTAATGGAATAGAGTATTACGTTTTCAAAACCATTAAGCCCTTCCCCTACGATATGACTGATATTGATCTACTGTTTACTGATAAGGTCTCAATGCTTAAGGCTTCAACGATCATCATTGGAAAACTTGGGTATAAGGCAGTTAGCAAGGGAACCTATTCATTAACGCTTCGTAGAACGATAAATGGTTACGATATAGACGTAGATTTGCAACCTGGAATCTACGTTGGAACCCTTGGCTACATTAAAGTGATAAAGCTTAAGGAAGTAATCAGCGAATTAGGCTACTTCAAGGAAAGCATACATATTCTTAGACCAGAGCTAGAACTCGCAGTTATAGCAGGACACTCTACCTTTAAGGATTTTTCAATAAGCTTAGCTAACGTTATGCATGCCGACTACATACTGGGAACAATTGATGAAGAAGC from Infirmifilum sp. NZ encodes:
- a CDS encoding nucleotidyltransferase family protein — its product is MNKIHRDNVVALRIVVDNCMGKLNLEAFPSIKIKEISSKVFQIAKEGKVLSSLHTLFDLFSETHRSYLRKRIELTQLYLKQLKMIAEELNSNGIEYYVFKTIKPFPYDMTDIDLLFTDKVSMLKASTIIIGKLGYKAVSKGTYSLTLRRTINGYDIDVDLQPGIYVGTLGYIKVIKLKEVISELGYFKESIHILRPELELAVIAGHSTFKDFSISLANVMHADYILGTIDEEALLSILRYNIHLVKPVIIVYSIVNALKNVIELSSGKKTIKPGNHIEALIINQLMKGRGNLVIPLKASVETYLDTFQAFLKYHEYGSLLEMIKLPSSRGIGILFRRVKLLPYDSDPINV